The following are from one region of the Pirellulaceae bacterium genome:
- a CDS encoding PQQ-binding-like beta-propeller repeat protein: protein MNNASTESQPVSRLRLWPAWLICAVMLLCIGLSVTPSIANGPRFMLMVGGPVLGGLAFIVWAMFASRLSAREKVLWGLAASILPALSLILTMPGLATRSMLLLYGLPLAVVAVVIALTIGARSPRRVAWSAALMAVAWSFFPVIRNEGFDGDYYPELAWRFAPVHEQTLPELRTPSEIPTISRANPDWAKGQSWPAFRGPQGNGSVDDQLADQDWSSKPPKELWRIDIGPGWSSFAYHEGRLFTQEQRGEMEHTTCYSAEDGSLLWSHGDAVRFEEVVSGAGPRGTPSVAEGRVYAMGARALLTCLDEQRGTVIWQRNLEQEVQAKVPTWAFSGSPLVIGNLVIIFAGGSGDNGLIAVDSQSGQTVWAFSVAGESENYTTARLLRLADVDCLIFCDGRGVHALEPLSGALLWDYKPAQWSSSGMKMVDPQALDSTRLLVSLGDGVGLCCLQVTLDGDQWTISENWTTTQLRPSFNDSLVHGDLIFGFNQNIFGCIDAHTGQRLWHGGRYGFGQAILLKNSRTILVVSEKGDLILLKAQGDKLEVLQRQPVLDGKTWNHPIVVGDRLFMRNGKTAVCLQLASWSSSG, encoded by the coding sequence ATGAACAACGCTTCCACTGAATCTCAGCCAGTTTCGCGATTGCGCTTATGGCCGGCGTGGTTGATCTGCGCAGTGATGCTGCTGTGTATTGGATTGTCAGTCACACCGTCGATCGCCAATGGGCCACGATTCATGTTGATGGTGGGTGGTCCGGTACTGGGTGGGCTGGCGTTCATTGTGTGGGCTATGTTTGCTAGTCGGCTGAGCGCCCGCGAAAAGGTGCTGTGGGGGTTGGCTGCTAGCATACTACCAGCACTGAGCCTGATCTTGACGATGCCTGGGCTGGCGACTCGATCGATGCTGCTGCTTTATGGATTGCCATTGGCCGTCGTAGCCGTTGTGATTGCACTGACCATTGGGGCTCGCAGTCCGCGTCGCGTCGCCTGGTCGGCTGCCTTGATGGCGGTGGCATGGAGTTTTTTTCCGGTGATTCGCAACGAAGGATTCGATGGCGATTATTATCCCGAGCTGGCGTGGCGATTTGCTCCGGTTCACGAACAGACGCTGCCTGAACTGCGAACCCCGTCAGAAATTCCAACCATCAGCCGTGCCAATCCTGATTGGGCCAAGGGTCAGTCCTGGCCGGCGTTTCGTGGACCGCAGGGCAATGGCAGCGTCGACGACCAACTGGCCGACCAGGATTGGTCAAGCAAGCCGCCCAAGGAGCTATGGCGCATCGACATTGGTCCTGGCTGGTCGTCGTTTGCGTACCACGAAGGTCGCTTGTTTACTCAAGAGCAGCGGGGCGAAATGGAGCACACGACTTGTTATTCTGCCGAGGATGGTAGCCTGTTGTGGAGTCACGGCGATGCGGTTCGGTTTGAGGAGGTCGTCTCCGGTGCCGGGCCACGTGGCACGCCCAGCGTGGCTGAGGGCCGTGTTTATGCGATGGGTGCTCGAGCACTGCTGACCTGCTTAGATGAGCAGCGGGGCACCGTGATTTGGCAACGCAATTTGGAGCAAGAGGTGCAGGCCAAGGTTCCCACTTGGGCCTTCTCAGGTTCGCCGCTGGTTATCGGCAATCTGGTGATCATTTTTGCAGGTGGTTCAGGTGACAACGGACTGATCGCGGTTGACAGCCAGAGCGGTCAAACCGTGTGGGCATTTTCTGTGGCTGGGGAGAGCGAAAATTACACGACCGCGCGGCTGCTCAGACTTGCCGATGTTGACTGTTTGATATTTTGCGATGGTCGCGGAGTCCACGCCTTGGAGCCACTGTCGGGAGCCCTCTTGTGGGACTACAAGCCAGCGCAGTGGAGCAGCAGCGGCATGAAGATGGTTGATCCACAGGCTCTCGATTCGACTCGCTTGCTGGTCTCCTTAGGAGACGGAGTCGGCTTGTGCTGCCTGCAGGTTACGCTGGACGGCGACCAGTGGACGATCAGCGAGAATTGGACTACGACTCAACTTCGCCCCTCGTTTAACGATTCGCTGGTGCACGGTGACTTGATTTTCGGATTCAATCAGAATATTTTCGGCTGCATTGATGCTCATACCGGCCAGCGGTTGTGGCACGGCGGACGCTACGGATTCGGACAAGCCATTTTGCTTAAAAACTCCAGAACGATCTTAGTTGTCAGCGAGAAGGGCGATCTGATTCTGCTAAAGGCTCAAGGCGACAAGCTGGAAGTTTTGCAGCGACAGCCGGTGCTCGACGGAAAAACCTGGAATCATCCTATCGTCGTCGGTGATCGGTTGTTCATGAGAAACGGGAAAACAGCTGTCTGTCTGCAATTGGCTTCCTGGAGCAGTTCAGGCTAA
- a CDS encoding acetylxylan esterase, with protein sequence MRVGDAVVILCVGLTLLVFAGPLTAQPFVPNYDESRVPQYTLPDPLVDQSGMQVEVASAWPNRRAELIELFSQHVYGRSPQPIPVHAQLIATDEQALSGQAVRREIDLTLRHEGRELTMSLLVYTPQAKTNVPMFLGLNFQGNHSVELDPAIRIPSTWMRNREDGSAKENRATQLGRGKGRSALPAEMIVQRGYGLATIYYGDIDPDFDDGFDNGIHPLFAQWATTVPSDERWGSIAAWAYGLSRALDYLQSDPLVDGERVAVIGHSRLGKTALWAGAQDERFKLVISNNSGCGGAALSRRAFGETVGRINRAFPHWFCKKHWLYNENEAALPVDHHQLIALVAPRAVYVASASEDRWADPRGEYLSCVHADPVYRLLGTQGLGGDQANFEMPPLDQAVQLGPIGYHYRTGEHALTPTDWQYYLDFADKHL encoded by the coding sequence ATGAGGGTCGGTGACGCAGTAGTGATTCTGTGTGTCGGCTTAACCCTGCTTGTGTTTGCCGGACCACTGACGGCTCAGCCGTTCGTACCCAATTACGACGAGTCGCGCGTTCCCCAGTACACTCTGCCCGATCCGCTGGTCGATCAGTCGGGAATGCAGGTGGAAGTGGCCAGTGCGTGGCCGAACCGCCGCGCGGAATTGATCGAGCTGTTCTCGCAGCATGTTTATGGGCGGAGTCCTCAGCCGATTCCCGTTCACGCACAGTTAATTGCGACCGATGAACAGGCGCTGTCTGGGCAAGCGGTGCGCCGCGAAATCGACTTGACGCTTCGCCATGAGGGTCGCGAGCTAACCATGTCGCTGCTGGTCTATACGCCACAGGCGAAGACGAACGTGCCGATGTTCTTGGGTTTGAATTTTCAGGGCAACCATTCGGTCGAACTCGATCCGGCAATTCGCATTCCGTCCACCTGGATGCGCAATCGCGAGGATGGCAGCGCCAAAGAGAACCGTGCGACCCAGCTGGGACGTGGCAAAGGCAGGTCTGCCCTGCCAGCCGAAATGATTGTCCAGCGAGGTTACGGTCTGGCGACGATCTACTACGGCGATATTGATCCGGATTTCGACGATGGCTTTGACAATGGTATTCATCCGCTGTTCGCCCAGTGGGCCACCACTGTACCGAGCGATGAGCGCTGGGGGTCGATTGCCGCTTGGGCTTACGGTTTGAGCCGAGCGCTCGATTATTTGCAATCAGATCCGCTGGTCGATGGCGAGCGTGTAGCGGTGATCGGTCATTCGCGCTTGGGCAAGACGGCGCTGTGGGCCGGAGCGCAGGACGAGCGCTTTAAGCTGGTGATCAGCAATAATTCGGGTTGTGGTGGAGCGGCACTCAGTCGCAGAGCTTTCGGTGAAACGGTTGGACGTATCAATCGCGCTTTTCCACACTGGTTTTGCAAGAAACATTGGCTCTACAACGAAAACGAAGCAGCGTTGCCAGTGGATCACCACCAGCTGATCGCCCTGGTGGCTCCGCGCGCCGTCTATGTGGCCAGTGCTAGTGAGGATCGTTGGGCCGATCCGCGCGGAGAATATCTGTCGTGTGTTCATGCTGATCCGGTTTATCGACTGCTGGGGACACAGGGGTTGGGTGGTGACCAAGCTAATTTCGAAATGCCACCGCTCGATCAAGCTGTACAACTTGGCCCGATCGGCTATCACTACCGTACCGGCGAACACGCACTAACGCCGACCGATTGGCAATACTACCTCGATTTCGCCGACAAGCATTTGTAG